The following DNA comes from Bdellovibrionota bacterium.
ACTCGAGTCCATTGTGAATCTCGGGGAAAATTCTTAAAAGATAATGGATGCTTGATGTCTCTATAAAGTCTGCAATCAAAAGAAGAGCTGGAATAAGGATTAAAGTGGTCGCCAGGTTTTTAAAAAAAGCAAAGTACATTCCAAAAAAGAAAAGCGTGTATGTCGTCATAAACATATAATCAAGGTAATTGATTCTGATATAATTAGCTCTTCCCTCTTCACCCAAAGAAATAAGAAGTGGCTGAATCTCACTCTTTAAATAAAAAAATTTTGAATCCAAAATATCATATTCACCTTTGGTGTAACCAATCGCCACCACAAGAAGAAGGCTGATTCCTCCGAGCACATAAAGCGTTTTATTTTTTGCTAAGATTTCAAAAAATTTCATCTGATCTCTTTGAATTCTGTATACGGTTGCAGTGCTCTGGGAATTTCCACTGAACCATCTTCTCGTTGGTAGTTTTCTAAAATGGCTACCAATGTTCTTCCTACGGCAAGCCCTGATCCATTCAGCGTATGTGCAAACTGAGGCTTATTTGTGCCTGATTTAAATCTAATATTTGCTCTTCTCGCTTGGAAATCTTCGCAGTTTGAACAAGATGAGATCTCACGATAAGAATTCTGACCTGGTAGCCAAACTTCTAGATCGTAAGTCTTAGAGGATCCAAAACCCATATCGCCGGTACAAAGAAGTGATACTCTATACGGAAGCTCTAATCTTTTTAGAATTTCTTCAGCATTCAAAACCATTTTTTCGTGCTCTTCATAAGATCTATCAGGATGAGTGATCTTTACTAACTCGACTTTATTGAATTGATGCTGACGAATAAGGCCTTTCGTATCCTTACCGTAACTGCCCGCTTCAGATCTAAAGCACGGAGTGTATGCCGTTAAATAAATCGGAAGCTTGGCCTCATCTAAAATTTCATCTCTATAATAATTCGTTACAGGAACTTCCGCCGTTGGAATCAAATGGTAATCTGTACCTTGTACGTGAAAGACATCTTCTGTGAACTTAGGAAATTGTCCCGTACCAAAGAAGCTCGCACTATTCGCCATGAACGGAGGATTTGTTTCTTGATAATGATGCTCTTTGGTTTGGATATCTAGCATGAAGTTGATTAAAGCCCTTTCAAGTCTTGCCGCCGCTCCATTCAAAATCGTAAATCTAGCACCTGCAACTTTTGTTGCTCTTTCGAAATCCAAAATTCCTAATTTTTCCCCAATTTCAAAATGCTCTTTTGCTTTAAATGAAAAGACTTTTGGCTCTCCCCATTTTCTGACAATCTTATTGTCAGTTTCCGCTTGACCCACCGGAACATCTTTATGCGCTTTGTTTGGGAGAATGCTGCAAAGTTCTTGAACTTTTTGATCCGCAGCTTCTGCCTCCGCATATAATTTTTTAATTTCATCGCTTAAAGATTTTAAGGACTCAAGCTGTGCGCTTGCATCCTTACCCTCTTTTTTAAGTTTAGCGATTTCTTGAGATTGTTTGTTTTGGTTCGCCTTTTGCGTCTCGGCTTGCGCGATCATTTTCTTTCTTTCCTGATTCAGAGAGAGAAGTTGATCTACGAGCGCAGGGTCACCTTTTCTATTCTTTAAAGATGCTTTATATTCAGCAAGGTAATTGGAATCTGATTTTTCTAGTAATTTAATGTCGATCATATTGTGTAGCCTTGTCTTGTTTGTGCTTGTCGTATTCTTTCTGCTTTATAGCTATCTCATCCGCCAGGAGCAATTAAAATGTACATTTT
Coding sequences within:
- the serS gene encoding serine--tRNA ligase; protein product: MIDIKLLEKSDSNYLAEYKASLKNRKGDPALVDQLLSLNQERKKMIAQAETQKANQNKQSQEIAKLKKEGKDASAQLESLKSLSDEIKKLYAEAEAADQKVQELCSILPNKAHKDVPVGQAETDNKIVRKWGEPKVFSFKAKEHFEIGEKLGILDFERATKVAGARFTILNGAAARLERALINFMLDIQTKEHHYQETNPPFMANSASFFGTGQFPKFTEDVFHVQGTDYHLIPTAEVPVTNYYRDEILDEAKLPIYLTAYTPCFRSEAGSYGKDTKGLIRQHQFNKVELVKITHPDRSYEEHEKMVLNAEEILKRLELPYRVSLLCTGDMGFGSSKTYDLEVWLPGQNSYREISSCSNCEDFQARRANIRFKSGTNKPQFAHTLNGSGLAVGRTLVAILENYQREDGSVEIPRALQPYTEFKEIR